The Sphingomonas telluris genome includes a window with the following:
- the prmC gene encoding peptide chain release factor N(5)-glutamine methyltransferase: protein MPRALSRATNEIGRVSDTPRLDAELLMAEALHIDRDKLILSPPAGDAPERFFGMVERRTAGEPVAYITGRRAFWNIELHVGPGVLIPRPDSEVLIASAIEHFEGTDGPRRVLDLGTGPGTLLLAALDLWPEATGIGVDVSRRALSYAASNARRLGLEERAKLKVGNWAEGIRERFDLLLCNPPYVAEDADLGPGVREFEPDEALFAGKEGLDAYRELAPELPRLLNEGGLAAVEIGYDQAEAVTALLARDGLLAETAQDLAGRDRALLLTWM from the coding sequence ATCCCGCGAGCCCTTTCGCGCGCGACGAACGAGATCGGCCGCGTCAGCGACACGCCCCGCCTCGATGCCGAGCTGTTGATGGCCGAGGCGCTGCATATCGATCGTGACAAGCTGATCCTATCGCCCCCGGCTGGTGACGCCCCGGAGCGGTTCTTCGGCATGGTAGAGCGGCGAACGGCGGGCGAACCGGTCGCCTACATCACGGGCCGCCGCGCCTTCTGGAACATCGAGCTTCATGTGGGGCCCGGAGTGCTGATCCCGCGCCCGGACAGCGAAGTTCTGATCGCCTCGGCCATCGAGCATTTCGAGGGAACCGACGGGCCCAGGCGTGTCCTCGACCTCGGGACGGGACCAGGGACGCTGCTGCTTGCCGCGCTCGACCTTTGGCCCGAGGCAACCGGCATCGGCGTGGACGTTTCGCGGCGTGCCCTGTCCTATGCAGCGTCCAATGCCCGCCGTCTCGGACTGGAAGAGCGGGCGAAGCTCAAGGTCGGCAATTGGGCGGAGGGGATTAGGGAGCGGTTCGACCTGCTCCTCTGCAATCCGCCCTATGTGGCGGAAGATGCGGATCTCGGGCCCGGCGTGCGCGAATTTGAGCCCGACGAGGCGCTTTTCGCGGGGAAGGAGGGGCTCGACGCCTATCGCGAGCTGGCTCCCGAACTGCCTCGGCTGCTCAATGAAGGCGGCCTCGCAGCCGTCGAGATCGGGTACGATCAGGCCGAGGCAGTGACCGCCCTCCTAGCCCGTGACGGCCTCCTTGCGGAGACGGCACAGGACCTCGCCGGACGCGACCGAGCGCTACTTTTAACCTGGATGTAA
- the prfA gene encoding peptide chain release factor 1: protein MTQISSERIASIEAKKQELADAMAAGNLAPDDFVRLSKEYAQIEPVAAAAREVRRLRAELEVLNGMVADPTAEAELKEMAALEAEEIRHKLPDAERALAVQLLPRDAADERAAMLEVRAGTGGDEAALFAGDLLRMYQRFSELQGWRFELISASASDVGGYKEAIASISGAGVFAKLKFESGVHRVQRVPATESGGRIHTSAATVAVLPEAEDVDVQIDDKDLRIDVYRSSGPGGQSVNTTDSAVRITHLPTGLVVIQQDEKSQHKNKAKALKVLRTRLFEMERERLANERAGARKSMVGSGDRSERIRTYNYPQGRVTDHRINLTLHKLPEILEGEALGGLLDALVAEDEAERLAGLEDA from the coding sequence GTGACGCAGATCTCGTCGGAACGAATCGCCTCAATCGAGGCGAAGAAGCAGGAACTCGCCGACGCGATGGCGGCCGGCAATCTCGCGCCGGACGATTTCGTGCGCCTGTCCAAGGAATATGCGCAGATCGAGCCCGTGGCCGCTGCAGCGCGCGAAGTGCGACGCCTGCGCGCCGAGCTGGAAGTGCTGAACGGCATGGTCGCCGACCCCACGGCCGAAGCCGAGCTGAAGGAAATGGCGGCGCTTGAGGCAGAGGAAATCCGCCACAAGCTGCCGGACGCCGAGCGCGCTCTGGCGGTTCAGCTGCTTCCTCGCGACGCCGCCGACGAGCGCGCGGCGATGCTAGAGGTTCGCGCCGGGACCGGAGGTGACGAGGCGGCTCTTTTCGCGGGCGACCTGCTCCGCATGTACCAGCGCTTTTCAGAACTGCAGGGCTGGCGTTTCGAGCTGATCTCGGCGTCGGCCTCTGACGTGGGCGGCTACAAGGAAGCGATCGCCTCGATCAGCGGCGCGGGCGTGTTCGCAAAGCTCAAGTTCGAAAGCGGCGTCCACCGCGTGCAGCGCGTTCCGGCCACGGAAAGTGGCGGGCGCATCCACACTTCAGCGGCGACCGTCGCGGTGCTTCCGGAGGCGGAGGACGTCGATGTCCAGATCGACGACAAGGATCTCAGGATCGACGTTTATCGCTCATCCGGGCCGGGCGGCCAGTCGGTGAACACGACGGACAGCGCCGTCCGTATCACCCACCTACCCACCGGCCTGGTCGTCATCCAGCAGGACGAAAAGTCGCAGCACAAGAATAAGGCCAAGGCTCTCAAGGTGCTTCGTACACGCCTGTTCGAGATGGAGCGGGAGCGGCTGGCAAACGAGCGCGCGGGCGCTCGCAAGTCAATGGTGGGCTCGGGCGACCGGTCGGAGCGCATCCGCACGTACAACTACCCGCAGGGGCGGGTGACGGATCACCGAATCAACCTGACGCTGCACAAGCTACCGGAAATCCTAGAGGGGGAGGCACTCGGAGGCCTTCTTGACGCCCTCGTGGCCGAGGATGAGGCCGAACGGCTCGCCGGGCTCGAAGATGCCTAG
- the hisS gene encoding histidine--tRNA ligase, giving the protein MMTPQPVRGTQSLIGEEVDRFHAVIAAFNRVRRLFGFKRVEVPVIEHTEVFARSIGETTDVVSKEMYTFEDRGGESITLRPEFTAGICRAYLSEGWQQLAPLKLATYGPAFRYERPQKGRFRQFHQLDAEVIGSADAIADVELLSLGDQLLKELGIAEGVTLQLNTLGDAETRDAWRNALVEHFQAHRESLSEDSLVRLEKNPLRILDTKNPQERPIADAAPAIDEFLTPEASEFFAQVTEGLDAAGVKWTRNPRLVRGLDYYRHTAFEFVTDRLGAQGTVLAGGRYDGLIEALGGPHTPAVGWAAGIERLGMMIDKPEPERPFAVLVPVGEAAEKRAISILAELRSIGVSTDMAFRGNMKKRMSKASEAGAKYAVIFGDEELAKDMVQVKELETGVQRAVMIDTVFGLLRK; this is encoded by the coding sequence ATGATGACGCCGCAGCCCGTTCGCGGGACCCAGAGCCTGATCGGAGAAGAGGTCGACCGCTTCCACGCGGTGATCGCCGCCTTCAATCGCGTGCGACGCCTGTTCGGCTTCAAGCGCGTCGAAGTCCCGGTGATCGAGCATACCGAGGTCTTCGCCCGCTCGATCGGCGAAACGACCGATGTCGTCTCGAAGGAGATGTACACGTTCGAAGATCGCGGCGGAGAATCAATCACGCTGCGCCCCGAGTTCACGGCGGGCATCTGCCGCGCCTATCTCAGCGAAGGATGGCAGCAGCTCGCTCCGCTCAAGCTCGCCACCTACGGTCCGGCCTTCCGCTACGAGCGGCCGCAGAAAGGACGGTTCCGGCAGTTCCACCAGCTCGACGCCGAAGTGATCGGTTCGGCCGATGCGATTGCCGATGTTGAACTGCTGTCGCTCGGCGACCAGCTCTTGAAGGAGCTCGGGATCGCCGAGGGTGTGACGCTTCAGCTCAACACGCTGGGGGATGCGGAGACGCGCGACGCCTGGCGCAATGCTCTGGTCGAGCACTTCCAGGCGCATCGCGAATCGCTGTCGGAGGACAGTCTCGTTCGCCTGGAGAAGAATCCGCTTCGCATCCTGGATACCAAGAACCCGCAGGAGCGGCCGATCGCGGACGCCGCCCCCGCGATCGACGAATTCCTGACGCCCGAGGCGTCGGAGTTCTTTGCTCAGGTGACCGAGGGCCTCGATGCGGCCGGCGTCAAGTGGACCCGCAACCCGAGGCTGGTGCGCGGCCTCGACTATTACCGGCACACTGCGTTCGAGTTCGTGACGGACCGGCTCGGCGCCCAAGGCACGGTGCTTGCGGGCGGCCGCTATGACGGTCTGATCGAGGCGCTCGGTGGCCCGCACACGCCCGCAGTCGGTTGGGCGGCCGGCATCGAGCGCCTCGGAATGATGATCGACAAGCCGGAGCCGGAGCGGCCGTTCGCCGTGCTCGTCCCGGTCGGCGAGGCGGCTGAGAAGCGGGCCATTTCGATCCTGGCTGAACTGCGCTCGATTGGCGTGTCGACGGACATGGCCTTCCGCGGGAACATGAAGAAGCGCATGAGCAAGGCGAGCGAAGCCGGCGCAAAATATGCAGTGATCTTCGGCGATGAGGAACTCGCCAAGGACATGGTGCAGGTGAAAGAGCTTGAGACCGGAGTGCAGCGCGCAGTCATGATCGACACGGTTTTTGGATTGCTGCGCAAGTGA
- a CDS encoding M61 family metallopeptidase, with product MRAVALVCFALASAASAQTIPSLNSQPPAPTDKTAPIPAARDVPFPGTLQLTVDATDVTRGIFRIRERVPVTAAGDLVLLYPKWIPGGHTPRGDIAKVAGFKFSANGQPLEWKRDTIDVAAFHVNVPAGVTVVDVEFQYLTPTAANQGRIVATPDLASIQWISNSLYPAGYYVRQIPVQASVIVPTGWKVATALRPSAQLGNRIDYPVTNYEILLDSPLIAGAHYRQIPLSDDVFLDVVADTEAELAAKPEQIAAHKRLVEQAIKLFGAEHYDHYNFLLTISDYLGGIGLEHHRSSEDGVNRGYFTDWENKLGDRDLLPHEYVHSWNGKYRRGADLWTPDYRTPMQDSLLWVYEGQTQFWGYVLAARSGMLSKEDTLGALASTAAYYGYVTPGRSWRPLVDTTNDPIISSRAPQAWRSWQRAEDYYSEGLLVWTDVDRILRQQSGGKKSIDDFARAFFGMRNRDYGELTYTFEDVVRTLNAVQPYGWDGYLQKRVLDVAAQPPLEGLTMGGYKLIFADEPTAWIKSAQKDGKNNDLSYSGGFVVGNDGKIASVVWDSAAFNAGMTVGSELLAVNGRKFDGDGLTAAIKAAKTSKQPVKLLLKSGEVYRTVDLDWHGGLRYPRLEKIGKAPRTLDALLAPRK from the coding sequence ATGCGCGCCGTCGCGCTCGTTTGCTTCGCCCTTGCCTCTGCCGCCTCCGCTCAGACAATCCCATCGCTCAACAGCCAGCCGCCAGCGCCGACCGACAAGACGGCGCCCATCCCGGCGGCGCGCGACGTACCGTTTCCGGGAACGCTGCAGCTGACGGTCGATGCAACGGACGTAACGCGGGGCATCTTCCGCATTCGCGAGCGCGTACCGGTCACGGCCGCAGGCGATCTCGTCCTTCTCTATCCAAAATGGATCCCGGGCGGTCACACGCCCCGCGGCGACATTGCGAAGGTCGCCGGCTTCAAGTTCAGCGCGAACGGCCAGCCGCTCGAATGGAAGCGCGACACGATCGATGTGGCGGCCTTTCACGTCAACGTTCCGGCTGGCGTTACTGTCGTCGACGTCGAGTTCCAGTACCTCACGCCGACTGCGGCCAATCAGGGCCGCATCGTAGCGACGCCGGACCTCGCCAGCATTCAGTGGATTTCAAACTCGCTCTATCCGGCGGGCTATTACGTCCGGCAGATCCCGGTGCAGGCGAGCGTCATTGTTCCGACCGGCTGGAAGGTCGCAACCGCGCTTCGGCCGAGCGCCCAGTTGGGCAACCGCATCGACTATCCGGTGACGAACTATGAAATCCTGCTCGACTCCCCGTTGATTGCTGGCGCGCACTACCGGCAGATTCCGCTGAGCGACGACGTCTTTCTTGACGTTGTCGCCGATACGGAAGCCGAGCTCGCGGCAAAGCCGGAGCAGATCGCCGCTCACAAGCGCCTCGTCGAACAGGCGATCAAGCTATTCGGCGCCGAGCATTACGACCATTACAACTTCCTGCTCACCATCTCCGATTATCTCGGAGGCATCGGCCTTGAGCATCACCGCAGCTCGGAAGACGGCGTCAATCGCGGCTATTTCACGGACTGGGAGAACAAGCTCGGCGACCGCGACCTGCTGCCGCACGAATATGTGCACAGCTGGAACGGCAAGTATCGCCGCGGCGCGGACCTGTGGACGCCCGACTATCGCACGCCCATGCAGGACTCACTGCTGTGGGTGTACGAGGGACAGACGCAGTTCTGGGGCTATGTCCTCGCTGCACGCTCCGGCATGCTGTCGAAGGAGGATACCCTCGGCGCGCTGGCGTCGACGGCGGCCTATTACGGCTATGTGACGCCCGGCCGGTCCTGGCGGCCGCTGGTGGACACGACCAACGACCCGATCATCTCCAGCCGGGCACCGCAGGCCTGGCGCAGCTGGCAGCGAGCGGAGGACTATTACAGCGAGGGCCTGCTCGTCTGGACCGACGTCGACCGGATCCTGCGGCAGCAGTCGGGTGGCAAGAAGAGCATCGACGACTTCGCTCGCGCCTTCTTCGGCATGCGCAATCGCGACTATGGCGAGCTGACCTACACCTTCGAAGATGTCGTGCGGACGCTGAACGCGGTCCAGCCCTACGGCTGGGACGGCTACCTGCAGAAGCGCGTCCTCGACGTGGCCGCCCAGCCGCCGCTCGAGGGCCTCACGATGGGCGGCTACAAGCTGATCTTCGCCGACGAACCCACTGCCTGGATCAAGTCCGCGCAGAAGGATGGCAAGAACAACGACCTCAGCTACTCAGGCGGCTTCGTCGTCGGCAACGACGGCAAGATCGCCTCCGTCGTGTGGGACAGCGCGGCCTTCAACGCCGGCATGACAGTCGGCTCGGAGCTTCTCGCCGTGAACGGCCGCAAGTTCGATGGCGACGGACTCACGGCAGCGATCAAAGCGGCGAAGACTTCGAAGCAGCCGGTGAAGCTGCTGCTGAAGAGCGGCGAGGTCTACCGGACCGTCGACCTCGATTGGCACGGCGGTCTCCGTTACCCGCGCCTTGAAAAGATCGGGAAGGCTCCTCGCACGCTCGACGCTTTGCTGGCGCCGCGAAAGTAA
- the aqpZ gene encoding aquaporin Z yields MGKKALAEFIGTFWLVLGGCGSAVLSAAFPDVGIGLLGVALAFGLTVLTMAYSIGHVSGCHLNPAVTVGLWAGGRFPAREIPTYIAAQVVGAIVAAYVLYFIASGQPGYALTPNGLAVNGVGDLSPGGYSMGAGVVTEIVMTAMFLMIIMGSTHSRAPAGFAPIAIGLGLTLIHLISIPVTNTSVNPARSTGPAIVVGGLALQQLWIFWLAPIVGGVLGGIVYKTLSPEAAAAEPDIEGRKATA; encoded by the coding sequence CGGAGTTCATCGGAACATTCTGGCTGGTCCTTGGAGGTTGCGGCAGCGCGGTCCTGAGTGCCGCCTTCCCGGACGTCGGCATCGGTCTTCTAGGGGTGGCTCTGGCGTTCGGACTGACCGTCCTCACCATGGCTTATTCCATCGGGCACGTATCGGGCTGCCACCTTAATCCCGCCGTGACGGTCGGGCTTTGGGCGGGCGGGCGCTTCCCTGCGCGGGAAATTCCGACCTACATCGCTGCGCAGGTCGTCGGGGCGATCGTCGCTGCTTACGTCCTCTATTTCATCGCGAGCGGACAGCCGGGATATGCGCTAACGCCCAACGGGCTCGCGGTGAACGGCGTCGGAGATCTCTCGCCAGGCGGCTATTCGATGGGCGCGGGCGTTGTGACGGAGATCGTCATGACTGCCATGTTCCTGATGATCATCATGGGCTCGACACATAGCCGTGCACCGGCCGGCTTCGCTCCGATCGCCATCGGCCTCGGTCTCACGCTCATCCACCTGATCTCGATCCCGGTGACGAACACGTCCGTGAACCCAGCGCGCAGCACCGGTCCTGCGATCGTCGTCGGCGGACTCGCGCTTCAGCAGCTCTGGATCTTCTGGCTCGCGCCGATCGTCGGCGGAGTGCTCGGCGGGATCGTCTACAAGACGCTGTCGCCCGAGGCCGCAGCCGCCGAGCCGGACATCGAGGGCCGCAAGGCGACCGCCTGA